The following proteins are encoded in a genomic region of Streptococcus constellatus subsp. constellatus:
- the rplE gene encoding 50S ribosomal protein L5, whose amino-acid sequence MANRLKEKYLNEVVPALTEKFNYSSVMAVPKVDKIVLNMGVGDAVSNAKNLEKAAEELALISGQKPLITKAKKSIAGFRLREGVAIGAKVTLRGERMYEFLDKLVTVSLPRVRDFHGVPTKSFDGRGNYTLGVKEQLIFPEISFDDVDKTRGLDIVIVTTANTDEESRELLTGLGMPFAK is encoded by the coding sequence ATGGCTAATCGTTTAAAAGAAAAATATCTTAATGAAGTAGTTCCTGCTTTGACTGAAAAGTTCAACTACTCATCTGTTATGGCTGTGCCAAAAGTGGATAAAATCGTTTTGAACATGGGTGTTGGTGACGCTGTTTCAAACGCTAAAAATCTTGAAAAAGCTGCTGAAGAGCTTGCTCTGATCTCAGGTCAAAAACCACTTATTACTAAAGCTAAAAAATCAATCGCCGGCTTCCGTCTTCGTGAAGGTGTAGCGATCGGTGCTAAAGTAACTCTTCGTGGTGAACGTATGTATGAGTTTTTGGATAAATTGGTTACTGTATCGCTTCCACGTGTTCGTGACTTCCACGGAGTTCCAACAAAATCATTTGATGGACGTGGAAACTATACACTTGGTGTGAAAGAACAGTTGATTTTCCCAGAAATTAGCTTTGATGATGTTGATAAGACACGCGGTCTAGATATCGTTATCGTAACAACTGCTAACACCGATGAAGAATCACGTGAATTGCTTACAGGCCTTGGAATGCCTTTTGCAAAATAA
- the infA gene encoding translation initiation factor IF-1, which yields MAKDDVIEVEGKVVDTMPNAMFTVELENGHQILATVSGKIRKNYIRILAGDRVTVEMSPYDLTRGRITYRFK from the coding sequence GTGGCAAAAGACGATGTGATTGAAGTTGAAGGCAAGGTTGTTGATACCATGCCAAATGCAATGTTTACGGTTGAACTTGAAAATGGACATCAGATTTTGGCAACAGTTTCTGGTAAAATTCGTAAAAATTATATTCGTATTTTAGCGGGAGACCGTGTTACTGTCGAGATGAGTCCATATGATTTGACACGTGGACGGATCACCTACCGCTTTAAATAA
- the rplF gene encoding 50S ribosomal protein L6, translating to MSRIGNKVIPLPAGVELTNKDNVVTVKGPKGELTRTFSKDIEIRVEGTELTLHRPNDTKEMKTIHGTTRALLNNMVHGVSEGFKKELEMRGVGYRAQLQGKKLVLSVGKSHPDEVEAPEGITFELPNPTTIVVSGISKEVVGQTAAYIRSLRAPEPYKGKGIRYVGEFVRRKEGKTGK from the coding sequence ATGTCACGTATTGGTAATAAAGTTATTCCATTGCCTGCTGGTGTTGAATTGACCAACAAGGACAACGTAGTAACTGTAAAAGGACCTAAAGGAGAACTCACTCGTACGTTCTCAAAAGATATTGAAATCCGTGTGGAAGGAACAGAATTAACACTTCACCGTCCAAACGATACAAAAGAAATGAAAACAATTCACGGAACAACTCGTGCCCTTTTGAACAACATGGTTCATGGTGTCTCAGAAGGCTTCAAGAAAGAACTTGAAATGCGCGGGGTTGGTTACCGTGCTCAACTTCAAGGGAAAAAGCTTGTGCTTTCAGTTGGTAAATCGCATCCAGATGAAGTAGAAGCTCCTGAAGGTATTACTTTTGAACTTCCAAATCCAACGACTATTGTTGTGAGTGGAATTTCAAAAGAAGTAGTAGGGCAAACTGCTGCTTACATTCGTAGTCTGCGTGCTCCAGAACCATATAAAGGTAAAGGTATCCGCTACGTTGGTGAATTTGTTCGCCGTAAAGAAGGTAAAACAGGTAAATAA
- the rpsC gene encoding 30S ribosomal protein S3: protein MGQKVHPIGMRVGIIRDWDAKWYAEKEYADYLHEDLAIRKFIQKELADAAVSTIEIERAVNKVNVSLHTAKPGMVIGKGGANVDALRAKLNKLTRKQVHINIIEIKSPDLDAHLVGEGIARQLEQRVAFRRAQKQAIQRTMRAGAKGIKTQVSGRLNGADIARAEGYSEGTVPLHTLRADIDYAWEEADTTYGKLGVKVWIYRGEVLPARKNTKGGK, encoded by the coding sequence GTGGGTCAAAAAGTACATCCAATAGGTATGCGTGTCGGTATCATCCGTGACTGGGATGCCAAATGGTATGCTGAAAAAGAATACGCGGATTACCTTCATGAAGATCTTGCAATCCGTAAATTCATTCAAAAAGAATTAGCTGACGCAGCTGTTTCAACTATTGAAATCGAACGCGCAGTAAACAAAGTAAATGTTTCCCTTCACACTGCCAAACCAGGTATGGTTATCGGTAAAGGTGGTGCAAACGTTGATGCACTTCGTGCAAAACTTAACAAATTGACTAGAAAACAAGTCCACATCAACATCATTGAAATCAAATCACCAGATTTAGATGCTCATCTTGTTGGTGAAGGTATTGCTCGCCAGTTAGAGCAACGTGTTGCTTTCCGCCGTGCTCAAAAACAAGCTATCCAACGTACTATGCGTGCTGGTGCTAAAGGGATTAAAACTCAAGTATCTGGTCGTTTGAACGGTGCAGATATCGCTCGTGCAGAAGGATATTCTGAAGGAACTGTTCCACTTCACACACTTCGCGCAGATATTGACTACGCTTGGGAAGAAGCAGATACTACTTACGGTAAACTTGGTGTTAAAGTTTGGATTTACCGCGGAGAAGTTCTTCCGGCTCGTAAAAACACTAAAGGAGGTAAATAA
- the rplP gene encoding 50S ribosomal protein L16, whose amino-acid sequence MLVPKRVKHRREFRGKMRGEAKGGKEVAFGEYGLQATTSHWITNRQIEAARIAMTRYMKRGGKVWIKIFPHKSYTAKAIGVRMGSGKGAPEGWVAPVKRGKVMFEIAGVSEEVAREALRLASHKLPVKTKFVKREAE is encoded by the coding sequence ATGTTAGTACCTAAACGTGTTAAACACCGTCGCGAATTTCGTGGTAAAATGCGCGGTGAAGCTAAAGGTGGTAAAGAAGTAGCATTTGGAGAATATGGTCTTCAAGCAACTACTAGCCATTGGATCACAAACCGCCAAATCGAAGCTGCCCGTATCGCTATGACGCGTTACATGAAACGTGGTGGTAAAGTTTGGATTAAAATCTTCCCACATAAATCATACACTGCCAAAGCTATCGGTGTGCGTATGGGATCTGGGAAAGGTGCTCCAGAAGGTTGGGTTGCACCCGTTAAACGTGGCAAAGTGATGTTTGAAATCGCTGGTGTATCAGAAGAAGTTGCTCGTGAAGCCCTTCGTCTTGCAAGCCACAAATTACCAGTTAAAACAAAATTCGTAAAACGTGAAGCTGAATAA
- the rpsS gene encoding 30S ribosomal protein S19 produces the protein MGRSLKKGPFVDEHLMKKVEAQANDEKKKVIKTWSRRSTIFPSFIGYTIAVYDGRKHVPVYIQEDMVGHKLGEFAPTRTYKGHAADDKKTRR, from the coding sequence ATGGGACGCAGTCTTAAAAAAGGACCTTTCGTCGATGAGCATTTGATGAAGAAAGTTGAAGCTCAAGCCAACGACGAAAAGAAAAAAGTCATCAAAACTTGGTCACGTCGTTCAACGATCTTCCCAAGTTTCATCGGATATACAATCGCAGTCTATGACGGCCGCAAGCATGTACCTGTATATATTCAGGAAGACATGGTAGGTCACAAGCTTGGTGAGTTTGCGCCAACTCGTACTTACAAGGGTCACGCAGCTGACGATAAGAAGACACGTAGATAA
- the rpsK gene encoding 30S ribosomal protein S11: MAKPTRKRRVKKNIESGIAHIHATFNNTIVMITDVHGNAIAWSSAGALGFKGSRKSTPFAAQMASEAAAKSAQEHGLKSVEVTVKGPGSGRESAIRALAAAGLEVTAIRDVTPVPHNGARPPKRRRV, translated from the coding sequence TTGGCTAAACCAACACGTAAACGTCGTGTGAAGAAAAATATCGAATCTGGTATTGCTCATATTCACGCTACATTTAACAACACTATTGTTATGATTACTGATGTGCATGGTAACGCAATTGCTTGGTCATCTGCTGGAGCTCTTGGATTTAAAGGTTCTCGTAAATCTACACCATTTGCTGCCCAAATGGCATCTGAAGCTGCTGCAAAATCTGCACAAGAACACGGTCTTAAATCAGTTGAAGTTACTGTTAAAGGTCCAGGTTCTGGTCGTGAGTCAGCTATTCGTGCTCTTGCTGCCGCTGGTCTTGAAGTAACAGCTATTCGTGATGTGACTCCTGTGCCACACAATGGTGCTCGTCCTCCAAAACGTCGCCGTGTATAA
- the rplO gene encoding 50S ribosomal protein L15, whose translation MKLHELQPATGSRKVRNRVGRGTSSGNGKTSGRGQKGQKARSGGKVRLGFEGGQTPLFRRMPKRGFLNINRKEYAIVNLDQLNVFKDGTEVTPVVLVEAGIVKAEKSGVKILGNGELTKKLTVKAAKFSKSAEEAITAKGGSAEVI comes from the coding sequence ATGAAACTTCATGAATTACAACCTGCTACAGGTTCTCGTAAAGTCCGCAATCGTGTTGGTCGTGGTACTTCATCAGGTAATGGTAAAACTTCTGGCCGCGGTCAAAAAGGTCAAAAAGCTCGTAGTGGTGGAAAAGTTCGTCTTGGCTTTGAAGGTGGACAAACACCATTGTTCCGTCGTATGCCAAAACGTGGTTTCTTAAACATCAATCGTAAAGAATATGCAATTGTCAATCTTGATCAATTGAATGTTTTTAAAGATGGAACAGAAGTAACTCCAGTTGTTCTTGTTGAAGCAGGAATTGTAAAAGCTGAAAAATCTGGTGTTAAGATTCTTGGTAATGGTGAATTAACGAAGAAATTGACTGTTAAAGCAGCTAAATTTTCTAAATCAGCCGAAGAAGCTATCACTGCTAAAGGTGGTTCAGCGGAAGTCATCTAA
- a CDS encoding type Z 30S ribosomal protein S14 — MAKKSMIAKNKRSAKFSTQAYTRCERCGRPHSVYRKFKLCRVCFRELAYKGQIPGVTKASW, encoded by the coding sequence TTGGCTAAAAAATCAATGATTGCTAAGAACAAACGCTCAGCGAAGTTCTCTACGCAAGCTTACACTCGTTGCGAACGTTGTGGTCGTCCACATTCTGTTTACCGCAAATTTAAACTTTGCCGTGTTTGCTTCCGTGAATTGGCATACAAAGGACAAATTCCAGGCGTTACCAAAGCATCTTGGTAA
- the rpmJ gene encoding 50S ribosomal protein L36 gives MKVRPSVKPICEYCKVIRRNGRVMVICPANPKHKQRQG, from the coding sequence ATGAAAGTAAGACCATCGGTCAAACCAATTTGCGAATACTGTAAAGTTATTCGTCGTAATGGTCGTGTTATGGTAATTTGCCCAGCAAACCCAAAACACAAACAACGTCAAGGATAA
- the rpmC gene encoding 50S ribosomal protein L29, whose amino-acid sequence MKLNEVKEFVKELRGLSQEELAKRENELKKELFELRFQAAAGQLEQTARLKEVKKQIARIKTVQSEVK is encoded by the coding sequence ATGAAACTTAATGAAGTAAAAGAATTTGTTAAAGAACTTCGTGGTCTTTCTCAAGAAGAACTCGCGAAGCGTGAAAATGAATTAAAGAAAGAATTGTTTGAACTTCGTTTCCAAGCAGCAGCGGGTCAATTAGAACAAACCGCACGCTTGAAAGAAGTGAAAAAACAAATCGCTCGTATCAAAACTGTTCAATCAGAAGTTAAGTAA
- the rplV gene encoding 50S ribosomal protein L22, translated as MAEITSAKAMARTVRVSPRKSRLVLDNIRGKDVADAIAILKFTPNKAAGIIEKVLNSAIANAENNFGLEKANLVVSEAYANEGPTMKRFRPRAKGSASPINKRTGHITVVVAEK; from the coding sequence ATGGCAGAAATTACTTCAGCTAAAGCAATGGCTCGTACAGTGCGCGTTTCCCCTCGCAAATCTCGTCTGGTTTTGGACAATATCCGTGGGAAAGATGTCGCTGACGCAATCGCAATCTTGAAATTCACTCCAAACAAAGCTGCTGGCATTATCGAAAAAGTGCTCAATTCAGCAATCGCTAACGCAGAAAACAACTTTGGTTTGGAAAAAGCAAACTTGGTAGTATCTGAAGCTTACGCAAACGAAGGACCAACCATGAAACGTTTCCGTCCACGTGCGAAAGGTTCAGCTTCACCAATCAACAAACGCACTGGCCACATCACAGTGGTTGTTGCAGAAAAATAA
- the rpsH gene encoding 30S ribosomal protein S8: MVMTDPIADFLTRIRNANQAKHEVLEVPASNIKKGIAEILKREGFVKNVEYIEDDKQGVIRVFLKYDQNGGKVITGLKRISTPGLRVYKKREDLPKVLNGLGIAIISTSEGLLTDKEARQKNVGGEVIAYVW; the protein is encoded by the coding sequence ATGGTTATGACTGACCCAATTGCAGACTTTTTAACACGTATTCGTAATGCGAACCAAGCAAAACACGAAGTGTTGGAAGTACCTGCTTCAAACATTAAAAAAGGAATTGCTGAAATTCTTAAACGCGAAGGTTTTGTGAAAAACGTTGAGTACATTGAAGATGACAAACAAGGTGTTATTCGTGTATTCTTGAAATACGATCAAAACGGTGGAAAAGTAATCACTGGTTTGAAACGTATTTCAACTCCAGGGCTTCGTGTTTATAAAAAACGTGAAGATCTTCCAAAAGTTTTAAATGGACTTGGAATTGCAATCATTTCAACATCTGAAGGCTTGTTGACCGATAAGGAAGCACGTCAAAAGAATGTTGGTGGGGAAGTAATCGCCTACGTTTGGTAA
- the rplR gene encoding 50S ribosomal protein L18, with protein sequence MISKPDKNKVRQKRHRRVRGKLSGTADRPRLNVFRSNTGIYAQVIDDVAGVTLASASTLDKEVSKGTKTEQAVVVGKLVAERAVAKGISEVVFDRGGYLYHGRVKALADAARENGLKF encoded by the coding sequence GTGATTTCGAAACCAGATAAAAACAAAGTCCGCCAAAAACGCCATCGTCGCGTTCGCGGAAAACTCTCTGGAACTGCTGATCGCCCACGTTTGAACGTTTTTCGTTCTAATACAGGCATCTACGCTCAAGTAATTGATGACGTAGCGGGTGTAACGCTCGCAAGCGCTTCAACTCTTGACAAAGAAGTTTCAAAAGGAACTAAGACTGAACAAGCCGTTGTTGTTGGTAAACTCGTTGCTGAACGTGCAGTTGCTAAAGGTATTTCTGAAGTGGTGTTTGACCGCGGTGGATATCTCTATCACGGACGTGTAAAAGCTTTGGCTGATGCAGCTCGTGAAAACGGATTGAAATTCTAA
- the secY gene encoding preprotein translocase subunit SecY, with protein MFFKLLKDALKIKQVRSKILFTIFIVLVFRIGTTITVPGVNAKSLQALNGLSFLNMLSLVSGNALRNFSVFALGVSPYITASIVVQLLQMDILPKFVEWGKQGEVGRRKLNQATRYISLVLAFVQSIGITAGFHTLSSAKLVATPNWQTYLLIGFLLTTGSMIVTWLGEQITDKGYGNGVSMIIFAGIVAAIPGMIKSIYVDYFVNIPSSRITSSIIFVTILLIAVLLIVYFTTFVQQAEYKIPIQYTKIAQGAPSSSYLPLKVNPAGVIPVIFASSITAAPAAIFQFLTATGHNAQWVRVAQSLFATTTASGIAMYALLIILFTFFYTFVQINPEKTAENLQKSGAYIHGVRPGKGTEEYMSKLLRRLATVGSLFLGFISILPILAKDLFGLTDAVALGGTSLLIIIATGIEGMKQLEGYLLKRKYTGFMNTTE; from the coding sequence ATGTTTTTTAAACTATTAAAAGATGCATTAAAAATTAAACAAGTCCGTTCTAAAATTCTATTTACAATTTTCATTGTATTAGTATTTAGAATTGGAACGACGATTACTGTTCCGGGTGTTAATGCCAAAAGCTTGCAAGCTCTTAATGGGCTTTCCTTTCTAAACATGCTTAGTCTTGTCTCAGGTAATGCATTGCGGAATTTCTCAGTTTTTGCATTGGGAGTTAGTCCTTACATTACCGCATCCATTGTTGTACAACTACTCCAAATGGATATTTTACCTAAATTTGTAGAATGGGGAAAACAAGGCGAGGTTGGACGAAGAAAGTTAAATCAAGCAACGCGCTATATTTCCTTAGTTTTGGCATTTGTTCAATCTATTGGTATTACAGCAGGTTTCCATACCTTATCGAGTGCAAAATTAGTAGCAACACCTAACTGGCAAACGTATTTGCTAATTGGCTTTCTTTTAACAACGGGTTCTATGATTGTGACCTGGTTAGGGGAGCAAATTACAGATAAAGGGTATGGTAATGGTGTTTCTATGATTATCTTTGCAGGTATCGTAGCAGCAATCCCAGGAATGATTAAAAGTATATATGTAGACTACTTTGTTAATATACCGAGCAGCCGTATTACTTCCTCTATCATTTTTGTTACTATTCTGCTTATAGCCGTTTTACTTATTGTTTACTTTACAACATTCGTTCAACAGGCAGAATATAAAATTCCAATTCAGTATACAAAGATTGCTCAAGGGGCGCCTTCTAGTTCGTATCTTCCTTTAAAAGTCAATCCGGCTGGTGTTATTCCGGTTATCTTTGCAAGTTCAATCACAGCTGCACCTGCAGCTATCTTCCAATTCTTGACAGCTACAGGCCACAACGCACAGTGGGTTCGAGTGGCACAGTCCTTGTTTGCAACCACAACGGCAAGTGGAATTGCGATGTATGCGCTCCTGATTATTTTGTTTACATTTTTCTATACATTTGTACAAATCAATCCAGAGAAAACAGCAGAAAATTTGCAAAAGAGTGGTGCTTATATCCATGGCGTACGTCCTGGTAAAGGTACAGAGGAATACATGTCCAAGTTGCTTCGTCGCTTGGCAACAGTTGGTTCACTTTTCTTAGGCTTTATTTCGATTTTACCGATTTTGGCCAAGGATTTGTTTGGATTGACAGATGCTGTTGCTTTGGGTGGTACTAGTTTGTTGATTATTATTGCGACTGGTATTGAAGGAATGAAACAACTTGAAGGTTATCTTCTAAAGAGAAAATATACTGGCTTTATGAATACAACAGAATAG
- the rpmD gene encoding 50S ribosomal protein L30, which translates to MAQIKITLTKSPIGRIPSQRKTVVALGLGKLNSSVIKEDNAAVRGMITAVSHLITVEEVK; encoded by the coding sequence ATGGCTCAAATTAAAATTACTTTGACTAAGTCTCCAATCGGACGCATCCCGTCACAACGTAAAACTGTTGTAGCACTTGGACTTGGCAAATTGAACAGCTCAGTTATCAAAGAAGACAATGCTGCCGTTCGTGGTATGATTACAGCTGTTTCTCATTTGATAACTGTTGAAGAAGTAAAGTAA
- the rpsM gene encoding 30S ribosomal protein S13, translated as MARIAGVDIPNDKRVVVSLTYVYGIGLPTSKKILAAAGVSEDIRVKDLTSDQEDAIRREVDAIKVEGDLRREVNLNIKRLMEIGSYRGIRHRRGLPVRGQNTKNNARTRKGKAVAIAGKKK; from the coding sequence ATGGCTCGTATTGCTGGAGTTGATATTCCAAATGACAAACGTGTAGTTGTTTCACTTACTTATGTATACGGTATCGGTCTTCCAACTTCTAAGAAAATTTTGGCTGCTGCTGGAGTTTCAGAAGATATTCGTGTGAAAGATTTAACATCTGATCAGGAAGATGCTATCCGTCGTGAAGTTGATGCTATCAAAGTTGAAGGTGACCTTCGCCGCGAAGTAAACTTAAACATCAAGCGTTTGATGGAAATTGGTTCATATCGTGGAATCCGTCATCGTCGTGGACTTCCTGTACGTGGACAAAACACTAAGAACAACGCTCGCACTCGTAAAGGGAAAGCTGTTGCGATTGCTGGTAAGAAAAAATAA
- a CDS encoding adenylate kinase, with amino-acid sequence MNLLIIGLPGAGKGTQAAKIVEKFGVVHISTGDMFRAAMANQTEMGVLAKSYIDKGELVPDEVTNGIVKERLSQDDIKEKGFLLDGYPRTIEQAHALDEILTALGLVLDGVVNIEVDPNSLLERLSGRIIHKKTGETFHKVFNPPADYNEEDYYQREDDKPETVKRRLDVNIAQGQPIIDHYRAQGLVHDIQGNQEIDAVFADIEKVLMNLK; translated from the coding sequence ATGAATCTTTTGATTATAGGCTTGCCAGGCGCAGGCAAGGGAACACAAGCAGCCAAAATCGTTGAGAAATTTGGTGTTGTACATATTTCAACGGGAGATATGTTTCGTGCAGCTATGGCAAACCAAACTGAAATGGGTGTACTTGCTAAATCATACATTGACAAAGGCGAATTAGTACCTGATGAAGTGACCAATGGAATTGTCAAAGAACGACTATCACAAGATGATATTAAAGAAAAAGGCTTTTTGTTAGACGGTTACCCACGCACCATTGAGCAAGCTCATGCGTTGGATGAGATATTGACTGCCCTTGGTCTTGTTTTGGATGGGGTTGTCAATATTGAAGTAGACCCGAATAGTCTACTAGAGCGCTTGAGTGGACGGATTATTCATAAAAAAACGGGAGAAACTTTCCATAAAGTATTTAATCCACCAGCAGATTATAATGAAGAAGATTATTACCAACGTGAAGATGACAAACCTGAAACAGTGAAACGTCGTTTGGATGTCAACATTGCACAAGGTCAGCCGATTATTGATCATTATCGCGCTCAAGGTTTGGTTCACGATATTCAAGGTAACCAAGAAATTGATGCAGTCTTTGCTGACATCGAAAAAGTCTTGATGAATTTGAAATAA
- the rplN gene encoding 50S ribosomal protein L14 has protein sequence MIQTETRLKVADNSGAREILTIKVLGGSKRKFASIGDVIVASVKQATPGGTVKKGDVVKAVIVRTKSGARRKDGSYIKFDENAAVIIRDDKTPRGTRIFGPVARELREGGFMKIVSLAPEVL, from the coding sequence ATGATTCAAACAGAAACTCGTTTGAAAGTTGCTGACAACAGCGGTGCCCGCGAAATCTTGACAATCAAAGTTCTTGGTGGTTCAAAACGCAAATTCGCTAGCATTGGTGATGTCATCGTTGCATCTGTAAAACAAGCTACTCCTGGTGGTACGGTTAAAAAAGGTGACGTTGTAAAAGCGGTTATCGTTCGTACTAAATCAGGTGCTCGTCGTAAAGATGGTTCATACATCAAATTCGACGAAAACGCTGCAGTGATTATCCGTGATGATAAAACTCCTCGCGGAACTCGTATCTTTGGTCCAGTTGCACGTGAATTGCGTGAAGGTGGATTCATGAAGATTGTGTCACTTGCCCCAGAAGTACTTTAA
- the rpsE gene encoding 30S ribosomal protein S5 — translation MAFKDNAVELEERVVAINRVTKVVKGGRRLRFAALVVVGDRNGRVGFGTGKAQEVPEAIRKAVEDAKKNLIEVPMVGTTIPHEVLSEFGGAKVLLKPAVEGSGVAAGGAVRAVIELAGVADVTSKSLGSNTPINIVRATVEGLKQLKRAEEVAALRGISVSDLA, via the coding sequence ATGGCATTTAAAGACAATGCAGTTGAACTTGAAGAACGCGTAGTTGCGATTAACCGTGTTACTAAAGTTGTTAAAGGTGGACGTCGTCTTCGTTTTGCAGCTCTTGTAGTTGTCGGTGACCGTAATGGTCGTGTAGGCTTCGGTACTGGTAAAGCTCAAGAAGTACCAGAAGCTATTCGCAAGGCAGTTGAAGATGCGAAGAAAAATTTGATTGAAGTACCAATGGTTGGCACAACAATTCCTCACGAAGTTCTTTCAGAATTTGGTGGAGCTAAAGTATTGTTGAAACCAGCTGTAGAAGGTTCTGGAGTTGCTGCTGGCGGCGCTGTTCGTGCCGTTATCGAATTGGCAGGTGTGGCAGATGTAACATCTAAATCGCTTGGCTCTAACACTCCAATCAACATTGTTCGTGCAACTGTTGAAGGTTTGAAACAATTAAAACGCGCTGAAGAAGTTGCTGCCCTTCGTGGTATTTCAGTTTCTGACTTGGCATAA
- the rpsQ gene encoding 30S ribosomal protein S17, giving the protein MERNQRKTLVGRVVSDKMDKTITVVVETKRNHPVYGKRINYSKKYKAHDENNIAKEGDIVRIMETRPLSATKRFRLVEVVEEAVII; this is encoded by the coding sequence ATGGAACGTAATCAACGTAAAACTCTTGTTGGACGCGTTGTTTCTGACAAGATGGATAAAACAATCACAGTTGTAGTTGAAACTAAACGTAACCACCCAGTCTATGGTAAGCGTATTAACTACTCTAAAAAATACAAAGCACATGATGAAAATAACATCGCTAAAGAAGGCGACATCGTTCGTATCATGGAAACTCGTCCGCTTTCAGCTACAAAACGCTTCCGTCTTGTAGAAGTTGTAGAAGAAGCTGTTATTATCTAA
- the rplX gene encoding 50S ribosomal protein L24 → MFVKTGDKVRVIAGKDKGVEAKVIAALPKVNKVVVEGVNIIKKHQKPNNENPQGAIVEKEAPIHVSNVQVLDKNGVAGRVGYKFVDGKKVRYNKKSGEVLD, encoded by the coding sequence ATGTTTGTAAAAACTGGCGACAAAGTTCGCGTGATTGCTGGTAAGGACAAAGGTGTTGAAGCCAAAGTCATTGCCGCACTTCCAAAGGTAAATAAAGTTGTTGTTGAAGGTGTAAACATCATCAAGAAACACCAAAAACCTAATAATGAAAACCCTCAAGGTGCTATCGTAGAAAAAGAAGCACCAATCCATGTATCTAACGTTCAAGTGTTGGACAAAAATGGTGTTGCAGGGCGTGTTGGCTACAAGTTTGTAGACGGCAAAAAAGTTCGTTACAATAAAAAATCAGGCGAAGTGCTTGACTAA